From a single Theropithecus gelada isolate Dixy chromosome 10, Tgel_1.0, whole genome shotgun sequence genomic region:
- the LOC112632467 gene encoding serine/arginine repetitive matrix protein 3-like: MVSGVLGRATGQLRGDGDTKESTGRSVAPPGAAHFRFPFPADPGRSRAGGPEEEKEEAGAPGGEREGLAQAQPAPPPSRRASPQLPRAAEPAGSGGRGGGERTAGGGMTAPRAFAGLSRPQRKGDQSSGLVRVKRDMAGKQTSPGGPACTGKGAGLDAALTSTRAPRAVRLETTFPRGGPRGAGGKETASDPVRRCESHPWLYKGGLGAHSFLCVGGARGVVVVRLTARLHTLSSCPLEQPAGIEWILEEGVTTGPPRKPRADIYNLRSPDEFIVGQNQALIEPG; this comes from the exons ATGGTGTCGGGGGTGCTGGGGAGAGCGACGGGCCAGCTCAGAGGGGATGGGGACACTAAAGAGAGTACAG GCAGGTCGGTGGCCCCGCCCGGCGCCGCGCACTTTCGGTTTCCGTTCCCCGCAGACCCTGGGCGGAGCCGGGCGGGCGGcccagaggaggaaaaggaggaggcgGGGGCCCCGGGTGGAGAGCGCGAGGGCCTGGCCCAGGCACAGCCTGCGCCTCCGCCCTCGAGGAGGGCGTCACCTCAGCTCCCCCGGGCGGCGGAGCCGGCGGGCTCAGGCGGGCGCGGTGGAGGGGAGCGGACCGCAGGGGGCGGGATGACTGCGCCCAGAGCCTTTGCGGGCCTCAGTCGGCCCCAGAGGAAGGGGGACCAGTCGAGCGGTTTGGTGCGTGTGAAGCGCGACATGGCGGGGAAGCAGACGAGCCCGGGTGGCCCAGCGTGTACAGGGAAGGGGGCGGGGCTAGATGCGGCCTTGACATCTACTAGAGCGCCTCGGGCTGTGCGGCTcgagactacatttcccaggggGGGCCCGCGCGGAGCGGGCGGAAAAGAGACCGCCTCGGATCCAGTGCGCAGGTGCGAGAGCCATCCTTGGTTATATAAGGGAGGTTTAGGCGCCCATTCGTTCCTTTGCGTCGGGGGCGCTCGCGGTGTGGTGGTTGTGCGGCTTACAGCCAGGCTTCATACGCTATCGTCCTGCCC GTTAGAGCAGCCAGCGGGTATAGAATGGATTTTGGAGGAGGGAGTCACCACTGGGCCTCCAAGGAAGCCACGTGCAGACATCTACAACCTTCGATCTCCTGacga gtttATTGTTGGCCAAAACCAGGCTTTGATTGAACCAGGATGA